One window of the Pyrus communis chromosome 17, drPyrComm1.1, whole genome shotgun sequence genome contains the following:
- the LOC137723641 gene encoding uncharacterized protein, which yields MLEGKAEVRETDMPDDMQSHAMELAYKALDLHEVSDFRSVAHYIKQKFDEAYGTAWHCVVGKNFGSCITHLSGSFIFFHVETTEFLMFKDCKNSTESREEGIGVLQIESPESDA from the exons ATGCTGGAAGGAAAAGCTGAGGTGCGGGAAACAGATATGCCAGATGACATGCAGAGCCATGCCATGGAGTTGGCTTACAAGGCTCTTGATCTCCATGAAGTTTCTGATTTCCGATCCGTTGCTCACTATATCAAACAG AAATTTGATGAAGCATATGGCACTGCCTGGCACTGTGTAGTGGGCAAAAACTTTGGGTCCTGCATCACACATTTGAGTGGAAGTTTCATTTTCTTCCATGTGGAAACGACGGAGTTCCTCATGTTCAAGGATTGCAAAAACTCTACTGAAAGCAGGGAAGAAGGTATTGGAGTGTTGCAGATTGAAAGCCCAGAAAGTGATGCATAA